The window GTCGTCGGCACTTCAACCAACTGGAACGGAATGGAAGGCTTGACGACGGGAGCAGGCACGAGCGGCGTATACGGACAGAATGCCGCACCTAGCGGGTTTGGAGTCGCCGGTCGCAACGTCGGGCCGAACTCCAGCTCTGGCGCCGGTGTTCTCGCGGATGGAGGACCAGCAAACGACGGACTGCACGCCATATCGGCCTCCGGCCATGCGGGGCTCTTCCAAAGCACTACCGGCAACCGGTTTCCTCCGATCGCCGTTCTCGGCGGTACTGCGGGCGGGCAGGGAGACCTGATGGATTTATTTGATGTCAATTCTAATCTCGAAGTGGAAGTCGCTGATAATGGTAGTGTCGCAATCGCAGGACAACTGTTTACCAGCGGTTCGTGCCGCAACGGTTGCGTGGTCGGCAATCATCAAACTCACTCCGTCACCGAATATACTCCCACGGAATCCGAGCCGACGATCGAGGACTTCGGCACTGGAGTTCTCGTCGACGGCCGCGCAGACGTCGTGCTCGATCAAAAGTTCGCCAACGTCATCGATTCAGACGCTAAGTACTTCGTATGGGCTATGCCCGAAGGCGATTGCCGCGGACTGTACGTCGCCAGTCAGACGGCGCGTGGCTTTACCGTGAGGGAGCTACAAGGCGGCCATACGAGCGTGCCGTTCGAATACCGCGTTGTCGCGAAGCGATACGGCATAGATGCGCGGCGTCTTCCTATGACTCCGATCCGTCGAGGCACCGCTCTGCCTCAGAGTTGATCTTATTGAACGCGGGTTGTTCGCCAGCGATTTCGTAGGCGCGTTTCACGAAAATCGGCAAACGACCAGCAAGCCCACCGCGAAGGTCAGCGCGAAGGCCCTGACGAGCGCCGCCAACGACGACAAATGACCGGAAGCGTCCGGCGATATCGGCCGATTTGTTGACCTATTACGGCGGACGACATGCCACGGCGTCCACTTGAACATCCCGCGTCGACGCGAACATCGACGCGACGGGCGAATACGACGTGCGCCTTCACGACGGCTCGGAACATCGGGTGAGCCGTAGCCATCGGCGTGCGCTGCAAGCGGCGCTAGAACAAGAGTAACGAAACGCCGGAGCGTTGATGAATGTGACGCCTTGCGCGCGGCAGCAGTTCTGCGAGCCAACAGCTTGAAAGGCCGTGTCGGGTATCAATAGATCGCAATTTCGCGTCACAACTCCCTATTCCGGACGTGTCGCAAAATAGTTGAGCGCGCGGATTCGGTTGATCAGCGATTGCAGAAACTCGCGGGCGTACGATTGTCGTAATGTCCACGTTCCGCTTGATCGGCCAAACCGCGGAAGCCTCGCCATCGACGACGCCAATTGTTCCATCGCCCACGCAGTTGATACGCAAACCGGGTGTGTACGACGATATCTTCGAAGACTTCTGCAGCGTCCTGGCGCTCCGCTGCAGGGCAGGCTTACACTCGGATTACCTAAGCTAAGCTTTGTCTCAGCTATGCCAACTCATACGCGGTCCGGCGAGTCGCGGGCGCGGGCATAAGAGTGCGAGGCAGATATGGCGAATGGAAGCGGGAGGCAGCCGCTTGAGTTGCCGCGTTAAAATGACGGGAGTTCGGACGTGCCAAAACCGGTTATCGCTCCAGGATTCTGCCAAGTAAGCTGGGTCGTGAAAGACATCGTAGCGGCCGAGAAGTTTTTCGTCGAAACGATGGGCATCGGCCGCTTCATGCACATGGAAAACCTGGCGGCAAAGGACACGGAGGGCACCTACCTCGGAAAGCCCGGGAACTGGGTCTGCCACCTCTATCTCGCCTACGCGGGCGACACGCAAATCGAGTTGATCCAGCCGGTTTCGGGCGAGAGCATGTACCAGGAGTCTTTGGACCGGAACGGCGACGCCGTTCAGCACGTGGCGTACGCTCTTGACGATTCGGCGTACGACGCCGCCGCCGCGTATATAGAGTCCAGCGGCTATCCCCAGATCCAGAGCTTCCGGCTGCCGATCGCGCGGGTAGGCTACTTCGATACGCGCCCGGCCGTCGGCGTCGTCACCGAGATCATCGGAGTCAACGAGGCCGGCCACCCGTTCCTGCGCGATCTGAAGTCGGGTAACTTTTGAACGATCGGATTCGCCCGTGAGCGACGTGGGCACGGGCGCACGGTCCAATAGAGTCGCCAGAGGCACGTTGTGCGAAACCGCGTTGCGATCCGCGGTCGTGAAGAGGCAGGTTACGGACGACGGATCTCACAAGCGTACCTTCGCACGAAAGACCGCTCCGTTGTCGTTCTATTCGTTGCTTCAGTATGAACGTGACTTCTGGCAATTCATCCGTAGGGGGAAACCATCATGTTCCACTCATCTCGCATCGGCCGCGCACTAAGTGCCGCGGCGACCGTCGCCCTTCTCGCAGGTTGCTCCGGCGGCGGCTCCTCCGTCCCGGCCATTCCGGCGACGCATTCGGGCGCGTCAAGCCAATTCATTTCCCGCAGCTCAATCCCGCACTTCAAGCTAATCGACGCGCTTAGGGGCAGGCTGCAGGCGCCCAGCAACACGCTGCGTTTCGACAATCCCGACCCGTTCGATCCAGCCGCTCCAACGAATGGGGTCTATGGCGCAAATTACGGCAACGCGGGAGGCGATCAGCTCGGCGGCTATTTCAACCTGTACAAACTGCCCGGGTCGTCACATTCGATGCCTATATGCGCGAACGGCGGCCTCAATGAGGTGGCCGAGATCAACGGCATGGGCGTCGACTCGACAGGGAAGCTCTGGGTGCCGGGACTCAAGCCCACCAACTTAACGAGTGGCATCGTGTTAACGTTCAAAAAGAACACGTGCACGGAAGCCACGGCCAAGTTAACCGATAAGGGCGGCGAACCGGCCGATATCGCGTTCACAACCACCGGCAAGATATTCGTTTTGGATATCGTCAACTTCCCCGCTCAGACGAACGGTCAGATCGAAGTCTATCCGAATGGCCAGACCAAGCCGACGTCCACCCTGCAGCTACCCGGTGAACTCGTCGGGACAGGAACGTCGCAGGGTCTGGGGCTCGGGGTCGCCACCGACAGCAAGAACAACGTATACGCAACGTACCTCAATACGAGCGGCGGCACCGACATCACGAAGTTCGCGGGCGGTAAGGGGGTCGGGAAAATCCTCCAAAATTCCAATGGCACCATTTACGAAGGCATGACGTTCGACGCGAATGGCAAC of the Candidatus Eremiobacteraceae bacterium genome contains:
- a CDS encoding VOC family protein; protein product: MPKPVIAPGFCQVSWVVKDIVAAEKFFVETMGIGRFMHMENLAAKDTEGTYLGKPGNWVCHLYLAYAGDTQIELIQPVSGESMYQESLDRNGDAVQHVAYALDDSAYDAAAAYIESSGYPQIQSFRLPIARVGYFDTRPAVGVVTEIIGVNEAGHPFLRDLKSGNF